A genomic region of Pseudopipra pipra isolate bDixPip1 chromosome 20, bDixPip1.hap1, whole genome shotgun sequence contains the following coding sequences:
- the SEC16A gene encoding protein transport protein Sec16A isoform X3: MQQPPQPVPAGAAAPPPAGIARNMYWRNSPLSKRANAAAAPVQPVTDPFAFGRQTPQGPPLDNPSKGSVLPFPQPALVHPSPSRAGDNPHGPHMSLPAPVSQPGVSPSSFSNVPVPSPSPGYVINSAAEAHPSADPGLRGPAVPLHYNTTAAVENSFSVHPGVVSASNKPGGRQDVGRDPNDVPSGPTTAALFPPPPQQPVSQWRPGQGNLQSPVRNFVPYPELSSQIDSQNISQPSGGTSHPPPHTNVLQGPGHQGIPQNSVQAPLSAGCEKNGRNGSANSHHMNSIQPGSVFRQNTEMTNPWLSQPYQEQFYPQPPLQDSSFVPPTAQENNPKNQSPAISETSNRSIPTDRDSGTLSMFFKGDEAENEEILSSEKNYMMEKTEFDACQPNSASLYHQPVHPQQVATNVLSQAPVSTGSASEMVQKGMDVQYFPKVVSHQEAQAAKHTLFVGDDKAHVGDTAAGSQYENVENLECIQNQEVLPSEPQNISASSPAAGPDPYRYGSFPGQMLPKNAVVSHAEGGPNLEAPDSLPHPVRPDSVSSNYSNMSHRSTSSSARPPEQVGTFIQQESGKPDEESSASFFKQIDSSPLGGDSGELNLSKNYHGNLSQPPTPSPPKPTGVFQTSANSSFEPVRSHGVGIKPAEIDQAKMVVELRENHSNQKNIKKSTAVPAASPGNLEQPPDNLETIFMPQVHPLPLAGSGEAGNMLHSGPVVENIQSVSERRSSTRAQGAVKKCDSPATTLWAHNELPNFGGNVLLAPAAPAVYVPAKQTVEVIQPPEEVLSNQQPCKPGTIAVQHSQDGNITFENLENPPKMGEEEALQSQASSGYASLLSSPPTESLQNQPILIAQPNQSYNLAQPINFSISLSNQLSNNENNQPMKDSGVGDKSAMGPQTSHAGGENMALPVMQVGSLLVNALPNTNLLKHNLLQSPVNSSDPASNQPANLLMKTPLNLAPEGQKNVNMEGFVPEFASKPGSNSSVPPGTNLPSASGSALVPPVNSIGQGNNSANHSNCKEEAAGVLDFTVSRTSEKSSTSSSVQAHNQPGGPAQQAAGGAAQVRPEVPDKQHFYQQVTKDVQHQAASDRAAQGALLPQPQTQAAQTQQPTSGQASAPPDSQVSTGTKAVQQGENQGLGNHPQPGGPQEAGSAQPRYNQTSPGKPEQPPGAPAATAPSASSSQSGTPSVQQDLQRPPLPQTPQDAFGPPQNPYYYYRHPYDAYQPPYPPPYPPADPRTAAHLYYMEDSYGQYDPRYRHYDSTSTAYMEPGSYRYPEPERPSSRASHCSDRPSSRQGYSEDYYGKSGWGDYYSGYYSNSYDYGDPSRWERYPSAYDPRYRDPRSYDQRYWYDAEHNPYQKREAYPYGSRSDRYEDNWRYDPRFTGSFDDDSEPHRDPYGDEFDRRSVHSEHSGHSLRSSRSVHSHQSSFSSRSQQAVSLHTDYPYGGYDASFDGQQPFPDYGYPAETGWAAVEQAPLRPSTPEKFSVPHICARFGPGGFLIKALPNLPSEGQPALVEIHSMETMLQHSPEQEEMRAFPGPLAKDETHKVDVINFAQSKASQCFKNENLIDKESASLLWDFIVLLCRQNGTVVGTDLAELLLRDHKTVWLPGKSPNEANLIDFTNEALEQVEEESGEAQLSFLTDNLLTTVDSFEKETERFRELLLYGRKKDALESAMKHGLWGHALLLASKMDSRTHARVMTRFANSLPINDPLQTVYQLMSGRMPAASTCCGDEKWGDWRPHLAMVLSNLTNNVDLESRTIATMGDTLASKGLLDAAHFCYLMAQVGFGVYTRKTTKLVLIGSNHSLPFLKFATNEAIQRTEAYEYAQSLGSQPGCLPNFQVFKFIYACRLAEMGLAAQAFHYCEVISRTVLKDPHYYSPVLIGQLIQMSSQLRLFDPQIKEKPEQESFIEPPWLITLRHVDGQIKEGAIAYNTDRSTPPPYECSTPSSELDRASQCDGGGGRDVGPAAENALLASLLPNMAQQMQSVQLMPSVPQAVLDGSTAMIPPGDQEARSVPFYPVAPQPLGPGPGFAPPGFSNPYGTEPSPLYLGSTLPPGGPPQETEPRPEEQTNLETGMQRIAPESPSQNSFPEQREEDFYGRMASMGYGQRSRTTSESSAHSAGRERSNSAAKQPSPPPSAPAGKETKKETKKEAAPRKTGATWFRWLMGKGKNEAHLPDDKNKSIVWDEQKQRWVNLDEPEEESKPPPPPPTGFPKAPQAAPPGPGGPPGAPVNMFSRRAAGSRARYVDVLNPGGTKSSGAVPAPSDLFAPLAPMPIPANVFVPNSVPGESQPMEGSGAPEHTPAANQTNTDPAAAVEPEYLNPAALPPGSGLPVPNPDGSQSGELSRSSSMSSLSREVSQHFNQPASVPPSGAPAAGAVPFYNPSQFAQSPAASGSSRLGRIGQRKYPTLK; the protein is encoded by the exons ATGCAGCAgcccccacagcctgtcccggCGGGAGCAGCGGCTCCTCCTCCCGCCGGCATCGCTCGGAACATGTACTGGAGGAACAGCCCCCTCAGCAAACGAGCCAACGCAGCAGCTGCCCCGGTGCAGCCCGTGACAGACCCCTTTGCCTTTGGCAGACAAACCCCACAGGGCCCCCCCTTAGATAATCCATCCAAGGGCAGCGTGCTGCCGTTCCCGCAGCCGGCCCTTGTGCATCCGTCACCCTCACGTGCAGGGGACAATCCCCATGGACCACACATGTCTTTACCAGCTCCCGTGTCTCAACCAGGAGTAAGTCCCAGTTCGTTTTCTAATGTTCCAGTTCCTTCTCCGTCCCCGGGGTATGTTATAAATAGTGCTGCGGAAGCGCATCCCAGCGCGGATCCCGGACTCCGTGGGCCTGCGGTGCCTCTGCATTATAACACGACAGCAGCAGTTGAAAATTCTTTCAGTGTGCATCCTGGAGTGGTGTCTGCATCAAACAAACCTGGAGGTAGACAGGATGTTGGCAGAGATCCAAATGACGTTCCTTCAGGACCCACCACGGCAGCGCTCTTCCCCCCACCGCCCCAGCAGCCTGTGTCCCAGTGGAGGCCTGGCCAAGGGAACCTGCAGTCTCCAGTTCGGAATTTTGTGCCCTACCCTGAGCTGTCTTCTCAGATTGACAGTCAGAACATTTCTCAGCCTTCTGGCGGCACTTCTCACCCTCCTCCACACACAAATGTACTGCAGGGTCCTGGACACCAAGGTATTCCACAAAATAGCGTACAAGCGCCTTTATCTGCTGGTTGTGAAAAGAATGGGAGAAATGGCTCTGCAAATAGTCATCACATGAACAGCATCCAGCCTGGAAGTGTGTTCAGGCAGAACACAGAAATGACTAACCCTTGGTTAAGTCAACCTTACCAGGAACAGTTTTACCCACAGCCACCCTTGCAAGACTCCAGTTTTGTCCCTCCCACAGCTCAGGAAAATAACCCCAAAAACCAGTCTCCAGCTATATCTGAAACATCAAATAGATCAATTCCCACTGATCGAGATTCAGGAACTCTCTCCATGTTTTTCAAAGGGGATGaggcagaaaatgaagaaatactttcatctgaaaaaaattacatgatgGAGAAAACAGAGTTTGATGCTTGTCAGCCAAATTCGGCATCCCTGTATCACCAGCCAGTGCATCCTCAGCAGGTGGCAACTAATGTTCTCTCTCAGGCACCGGTCAGTACAGGTTCAGCCAGTGAGATGGTACAGAAAGGAATGGATGTCCAGTACTTCCCAAAAGTTGTGAGTCATCAGGAGGCACAGGCTGCGAAGCACACTCTGTTTGTTGGTGATGACAAGGCTCATGTAGGTGACACGGCTGCTGGGTCCCAGTATGAAAACGTGGAGAACCTGGAGTGCATTCAGAACCAAGAAGTGCTGCCCAGCGAACCACAGAACATCAGTGCTTCATCCCCTGCTGCTGGTCCCGATCCGTACAGGTACGGATCCTTCCCAGGTCAGATGCTTCCAAAGAATGCTGTTGTGAGCCATGCTGAAGGAGGACCAAACTTGGAGGCACCCGATTCATTACCTCATCCTGTCCGACCAGACAGCGTATCTTCCAACTACAGCAACATGAGCCATAGGAGCACTTCCAGCTCAGCACGGCCTCCGGAGCAAGTCGGTACGTTCATCCAGCAGGAAAGTGGGAAGCCTGATGAGGAATCCTCTGCCAGCTTCTTCAAACAGATTGACTCCTCCCCTCTGGGAGGGGACTCAGGTGAGCTAAACCTGAGCAAGAACTACCATGGGAATCTATCCCAGCCTCCAACTCCAAGCCCTCCTAAGCCTACTGGAGTGTTTCAGACAAGTGCAAATAGTTCTTTTGAACCTGTGAGATCCCATGGAGTTGGTATAAAACCTGCAGAGATCGACCAAGCGAAGATGGTGGTGGAATTGAGGGAGAACCACTCAAACCAAAAGAATATCAAGAAGAgcacagctgtgccagctgcatCCCCAGGCAACCTTGAACAGCCGCCGGATAACCTGGAAACCATTTTCATGCCTCAGGTACATCCACTGCCTCTTGCAGGCTCTGGTGAAGCTGGGAATATGTTGCACTCTGGACCTGTTGTGGAAAACATACAATCAGTATCCGAGAGACGGTCCTCAACAAGAGCTCAGGGAGCAGTTAAGAAGTGTGATAGCCCAGCAACAACTTTGTGGGCTCATAATGAGTTACCCAATTTTGGGGGAAATGTGCttctggctcctgctgctcctgcagtgtATGTACCTGCCAAACAGACTGTAGAAGTCATCCAGCCACCAGAAGAAGTTCTGTCTAATCAGCAGCCATGTAAACCAGGGACTATTGCtgtgcagcattcccaggaTGGAAATATAACTTTTGAAAATCTTGAGAATCCTCCCAAAATGGGAGAAGAGGAGGCACTTCAGTCTCAGGCAAGTTCTGGTTATGCAAGTTTGTTGTCTTCTCCACCTACAGAGTCTTTGCAAAATCAACCTATCCTGATTGCTCAGCCTAATCAAAGCTATAACTTGGCTCAGccaattaatttttctatttctctaTCTAATCAGCTAAGCAACAATGAAAACAATCAGCCAATGAAGGACTCTGGAGTTGGGGACAAGTCTGCAATGGGTCCCCAAACTTCACATGCTGGTGGGGAAAACATGGCATTACCTGTGATGCAAGTTGGATCTCTATTAGTTAATGCACTTCCAAATACTAATCTGTTAAAACATAATTTATTACAAAGCCCTGTTAATTCCTCTGATCCTGCTTCTAATCAACCTGCAAACTTGCTTATGAAAACTCCTCTTAATTTGGCTCCAGAAGGGCAAAAGAATGTTAATATGGAAGGTTTTGTTCCTGAATTTGCTAGCAAGCCAGGGTCTAACTCATCTGTTCCTCCTGGGACAAATCTTCCCAGTGCCAGTGGAAGTGCACTAGTGCCCCCTGTTAATTCCATAGGACAGGGTAATAATTCTGCAAACCACTCAAATTGCAAAGAAGAAGCTGCTGGAGTGCTCGACTTCACGGTGTCACGGACGTCGGAGAAGAGCAGCACGAGTAGTTCTGTCCAGGCGCACAACCAGCCTGGTGGtccagcacagcaggcagctggtggtgctgctcagGTGCGCCCCGAGGTGCCTGACAAACAACATTTCTATCAACAGGTGACAAAAGATGTGCAGCATCAGGCTGCGTCAGACAGAGCTGCGCAGGGAGCGTTGCTACCCCAGCCACAAACACAAGCAGCTCAAACGCAGCAGCCAACGTCTGGGCAGGCCTCGGCTCCTCCAGACTCCCAGGTTTCCACAGGGACTAAAGCTGTGCAGCAGGGGGAGAACCAGGGGCTGGGTAACCATCCTCAGCCTGGGGGTCCCCAGGAGGCAGGTTCGGCTCAGCCGAGGTACAACCAGACGAGTCCTGGGAAGCCGGAACAGCCGCCGGGCGCTccagctgccacagccccctctgcctcctccagtCAGTCAGGCACACCCAGCGTGCAGCAGGACCTGCAGCGTCCACCCCTGCCTCAGACTCCTCAGGATGCCTTTGGTCCCCCCCAGAACCCTTACTACTACTACAGACACCCTTATGATGCTTATCAGCCTCCGTATCCGCCGCCTTATCCTCCTGCAGACCCCAGGACAGCAGCTCACCTTTATTACATg GAGGACAGCTACGGACAGTACGACCCCCGGTACCGACACTACgacagcaccagcacagcttaCATGGAGCCTGGGAGCTACCGGTATCCCGAGCCGGAGCGTCCCAGCTCCAGAGCCAGCCACTGCTCCGACAGACCCTCTTCTAG GCAAGGGTATTCAGAAGATTATTATGGAAAAAGTGGATGGGGTGATTATTATTCAGGCTATTACTCAAACTCCTATGATTATGGAG atCCAAGTCGCTGGGAACGGTACCCATCAGCTTATGACCCCAGGTACAGAGATCCCAGGAGTTATGACCAGAGGTATTGGTATGATGCTGAACACAACCCTTACCAGAAGAGAGAAGCATATCCATATGGCAGCAG GAGCGACCGATACGAGGACAACTGGAGGTACGACCCCCGTTTCACCGGGAGCTTCGACGACGACTCGGAGCCCCACAGGGATCCCTACGGAGACGAGTTCGACCGGCGCAGCGTCCACAGCGAGCACTCCGGGCACAGCCTGCGCAGCTCCCGCAGCGTCCACAGCCACcagagcagcttcagctcccGCTCCCAGCAA GCAGTGTCCCTTCACACAGATTATCCCTATGGAGGATATGATGCCAGCTTTGATGGACAACAGCCTTTTCCAGATTATGGCTACCCGGCTGAAACTGGATGGGCAGCTGTGGAACAAG CACCTTTAAGACCCTCAACACCTGAGAAATTTTCAGTGCCTCATATCTGTGCCAGGTTTGGGCCTGGGGGCTTCTTGATAAAAGCACTGCCAAACCTGCCTTCTGAGGGCCAGCCAGCTCTGGTTGAAATACACAGCATGGAG ACCATGTTACAACATTCTCCAGAGCAAGAAGAGATGAGAGCATTTCCTGGTCCTCTTGCTAA ggatgaGACCCATAAAGTGGATGTTATTAATTTTGCACAAAGTAAAGCTTCACAGTGTTTTAAGAATGAAAATCTCATCGACAAAGAATCTGCAAGTCTGCTTTGGGACTTTATTGTACTGCTGTGCAGGCAGAATGGG ACTGTTGTGGGAACAGACCTGGCTGAACTTTTGCTCCGAGATCATAAAACAGTGTGGCTTCCTGGGAAATCCCCTAATGAGGCAAATCTGATTGATTTCACTAATGAGGCTCTGGAACAAGTGGAAGAGGAATCTGGTGAAGCCCAGCTCTCGTTTCTCACTGATAATCTTCTAACCACAGTTGACAGTTTTGAGAAAGAGACTGAGAGATTCAGGGAGTTGCTGCTTTATGGCCGCAAGAAG GATGCTCTGGAGTCTGCCATGAAGCATGGTTTGTGGGGGCATGCTCTGCTACTTGCCAGCAAAATGGACAGCAGGACACATGCAAGAGTGATGACCAG ATTTGCCAACAGTCTCCCAATTAATGACCCTCTGCAGACTGTTTACCAGCTCATGTCTGGAAGGATGCCAGCTGCATCCACG TGCTGTGGAGATGAGAAATGGGGAGACTGGAGGCCTCATCTAGCAATGGTGTTATCCAACTTGACCAATAATGTGGACTTGGAATCCAGGACCATTGCTACCATGGGAGACACTCTTG CTTCTAAAGGCCTGCTGGATGCTGCTCATTTTTGTTACCTTATGGCCCAAGTTGGGTTTGGAGTTTACACAAGGAAGACAACAAAGCTTGTCCTAATTGGATCAAATCACAG TTTACCATTTTTAAAGTTTGCTACCAATGAAGCCATTCAAAGAACAGAAGCCTATGAATATGCACAGTCTCTAGGAAGTCAGCCTGGCTGCTTGCCCAATTTCCAG GTTTTCAAATTCATCTATGCTTGCAGACTGGCTGAAATGGGACTGGCTGCTCAGGCTTTCCATTATTGTGAAGTGATTTCCAGAACTGTCCTAAAAGATCCACATTACTATTCCCCTGTACTGATTGGCCAACTAATCCAG ATGTCATCCCAGCTGCGCCTGTTTGACCCGCAGATAAAGGAAAAACCAGAACAGGAATCTTTTATTGAACCTCCCTGGTTGATAACACTTCGACATGTGGATGGACAGATCAAG GAGGGTGCAATAGCCTATAACACAGACAGGTCCACCCCCCCACCGTACGAGtgcagcacccccagctccgAGCTGGACCGGGCGAGTCAGTGTGATGGAGGAGGGGGCCGTGATGTGGGTCCTGCTGCTGAAAACGCCTTGTTGGCATCCTTGTTACCCAACATGGCTCAACAGATGCAAAGCGTGCAGCTGATGCCTTCAG TACCTCAGGCTGTCCTTGATGGCTCAACTGCAATGATTCCTCCTGGTGACCAGGAAGCCCGAAGTGTCCCTTTCTATCCAGTGGCTCCTCAGCCTCTTGGTCCAGGGCCTGGCTTTGCACCTCCAGGATTTTCAAATCCATATGGGACTGAACCATCCCCGCTGTATTTAGGGTCAACACTGCCACCAGGAGGGCCACCACAAGAAACTGAACCACGGCCAGAAGAGCAGACAAACTTGGAAACAG gaatgcAGAGAATTGCCCCAGAGTCTCCCTCACAAAATTCCttccctgaacagagagaggaggatTTCTACGGCAGAATGGCCAGCATG GGCTATGGACAAAGATCCCGAACAACCTCAGAGTCTTCTGCTCATTCTGCGGGACGAGAGAGATCCAACTCTGCAGCAAAAcagccctctcctcctccctctgctcctgcagggaaagagaccaaaaaagaaacaaaaaaggaggCAGCACCTAGAAAG acTGGTGCAACCTGGTTCCGCTGGCtgatgggaaaaggaaagaatgagGCTCACCTGCCAGATGACAAGAACAAATCA ATTGTTTGGGATGAACAGAAACAGCGCTGGGTTAATCTGGATGAACCAGAGGAAGAG AGTAAACCTCCCCCACCACCTCCAACAGGATTTCCTAAAGCTCCTCAGGCTGCTCCACCTGGACCCGGGGGCCCCCCTGGTGCCCCTGTCAACATGTTCTCCAGAAGAGCAG ctgggagcagagcccgtTACGTGGATGTCCTGAATCCGGGTGGAACCAAGTCAAGCGGAGCAGTTCCTGCACCATCAGACCTGTTTGCCCCCTTGGCACCAATGCCCATTCCTGCCAATGTGTTTGTTCCAAACTCAG TTCCAGGGGAATCCCAGCCAATGGAAGGAAGTGGTGCACCAGAGCACACACCAGctgcaaaccaaaccaacacagatcctgctgcagctgtggaACCAGAG taCTTAAaccctgcagcccttcctcctGGATCTGGACTTCCTGTTCCAAACCCTGATGGCTCCCAATCAGGCGAG CTTTCGCGCTCTAGTTCAATGAGTTCATTATCACGTGAAGTAAGCCAGCATTTTAATCAG CCTGCCAGTGTACCACCCTCGGGggcacctgcagcaggagcagtacCATTCTACAATCCCTCTCAATTTGCACAA tctcctgcagcctctggaagTTCAAGGCTGGGAAGAATTGGACAGAGGAAGTATCCAACGTTGAAGTAG